A genomic window from Pseudocitrobacter corydidari includes:
- a CDS encoding porin OmpC, translated as MKVKVLSLLVPALLVAGAANAAEIYNKDGNKLDLYGKIDGLHYFSDDNGVDGDQTYMRIGVKGETQIQDQLTGYGQWEYNVQANNTEDSSDQAWTRLAFAGLRFGDAGSFDYGRNYGVVYDITSWTDVLPEFGGDTYGSDNFLQSRANGVATYRNTDFFGLVDGLNFALQYQGKNGSVSGEGTTNNGRGDLKQNGDGFGGSLSYDIGEGFSVGGAIASSKRTDAQNTNPDFGRGDKATTYTGGLKYDANNIYLAAQYTQSYNATRFGKVTDTTSFGGYADKAQNFEVVAQYQFDFGLRPSVAYLQSKGKDLVAAGGRDFGDQDLVKYVDVGATYYFNKNMSTYVDYKINLLDDNTFTRAAGISTDDVVALGLVYQF; from the coding sequence ATGAAAGTTAAAGTACTGTCCCTCCTGGTACCAGCACTGCTGGTAGCGGGCGCAGCAAATGCGGCTGAAATTTATAACAAAGACGGCAACAAATTAGATCTGTACGGTAAAATCGACGGTCTGCACTACTTCTCCGATGACAATGGCGTAGACGGCGACCAGACCTACATGCGTATCGGCGTTAAAGGCGAGACTCAGATTCAGGACCAACTGACCGGTTACGGCCAGTGGGAATACAACGTTCAGGCGAACAATACTGAAGATTCCAGCGATCAGGCGTGGACTCGTCTGGCATTCGCCGGTCTGCGCTTCGGTGATGCAGGTTCCTTCGACTACGGTCGTAACTACGGCGTTGTTTACGACATCACTTCCTGGACCGACGTTCTGCCGGAATTCGGCGGCGACACCTACGGTTCTGACAACTTCCTGCAGTCTCGTGCTAACGGCGTTGCAACCTACCGTAACACTGACTTCTTCGGTCTGGTTGATGGCCTGAACTTTGCTCTGCAATACCAGGGTAAAAACGGCAGCGTGAGCGGCGAAGGTACGACTAACAATGGTCGTGGCGATCTGAAACAGAACGGTGACGGCTTCGGCGGCTCCCTGTCTTATGACATCGGTGAAGGCTTCAGCGTGGGTGGTGCGATTGCCAGCTCTAAACGTACTGATGCTCAGAACACCAACCCGGACTTTGGTCGTGGCGATAAAGCGACTACCTATACCGGTGGTCTGAAATATGATGCGAATAACATCTATTTGGCTGCGCAGTACACCCAGTCTTATAATGCGACTCGCTTTGGTAAAGTTACCGATACTACGTCCTTCGGTGGATATGCTGATAAAGCGCAGAACTTTGAAGTTGTTGCACAGTATCAGTTCGACTTCGGTCTGCGTCCGTCCGTTGCTTACCTGCAGTCTAAAGGCAAAGACCTCGTAGCTGCTGGTGGCCGTGACTTCGGCGACCAGGATCTGGTTAAATACGTTGATGTTGGCGCGACCTACTACTTCAACAAAAACATGTCTACCTATGTTGATTACAAAATCAACCTGCTGGATGACAACACCTTCACCCGCGCTGCTGGCATCTCTACCGATGACGTCGTAGCACTGGGTCTGGTTTACCAGTTCTAA
- the apbE gene encoding FAD:protein FMN transferase ApbE, translating to MEMNILRAALVSAALLLAGCDNASTAVPSKETATVLEGKTMGTFWRVSVVDIDKKRADELREKIQTQLNGDDQLLSTWKNDSALMRFNLSSSTAPWPVTEAMADIVTESLRIGQKTQGAMDVTIGPLVNLWGFGPDKQPVSTPTQEQIDAAKAKTGLQHLTVINTAGRQYLQKDLPELYVDLSTVGEGYAADHLARLMGQEGISRYLVSVGGALSSRGMNAEGRPWRVAIQKPTDKENAVQAIVDINGHGISTSGSYRNYYELDGQRISHVIDPQTGRPITHKLVSVTVIAPTALEADAWDTGLMVLGPEKAKEVVREQGLAVYMIMKEGDNFTTWMSPQFKAFLVNGKN from the coding sequence ATGGAAATGAATATCTTACGTGCGGCTCTGGTCAGCGCCGCGTTACTGCTTGCTGGATGCGATAACGCCAGTACCGCCGTGCCGTCAAAAGAAACCGCAACGGTGCTTGAAGGCAAGACAATGGGCACCTTCTGGCGCGTGAGCGTGGTAGATATCGATAAAAAACGTGCCGATGAACTACGCGAAAAAATCCAGACGCAGCTTAATGGCGACGACCAGTTGCTCTCAACGTGGAAAAACGACTCTGCGCTGATGCGCTTTAACCTCTCTTCCAGCACTGCGCCGTGGCCGGTTACCGAAGCGATGGCGGATATCGTCACCGAATCCCTGCGTATCGGGCAAAAAACCCAGGGCGCGATGGACGTTACCATCGGCCCGCTGGTGAATCTGTGGGGCTTTGGTCCGGATAAACAGCCGGTCAGTACGCCGACGCAGGAACAAATCGATGCGGCAAAAGCGAAAACCGGCTTGCAGCATCTGACGGTGATTAACACCGCAGGCCGCCAGTATCTGCAAAAAGATCTCCCGGAACTCTATGTTGATCTTTCAACCGTTGGCGAAGGCTATGCGGCGGATCATCTTGCGCGCCTGATGGGCCAGGAGGGGATCTCACGTTACCTGGTCTCCGTTGGCGGCGCACTCTCAAGTCGGGGCATGAATGCGGAAGGTCGCCCGTGGCGCGTGGCGATTCAAAAACCGACCGATAAAGAGAACGCGGTACAGGCGATTGTCGATATCAACGGTCACGGGATCAGCACGTCCGGCAGCTATCGCAACTACTACGAGCTTGACGGTCAGCGAATCTCTCACGTTATCGACCCGCAAACCGGCCGACCCATTACCCACAAACTGGTTTCCGTGACGGTGATTGCGCCGACGGCGCTGGAAGCCGATGCCTGGGATACCGGCCTGATGGTTCTCGGCCCGGAAAAAGCCAAAGAAGTGGTGCGCGAACAGGGGCTGGCGGTGTACATGATCATGAAAGAGGGTGATAACTTCACTACCTGGATGTCACCGCAGTTCAAAGCGTTTCTGGTGAACGGTAAAAATTAA
- a CDS encoding multidrug ABC transporter permease/ATP-binding protein, with protein sequence MELLLLVWRQYRWPFIAVMALSLLSAALGIGLIAFINLRLITTVDMSLTVLPEFLGLLLLLMAVTLGSQLALTTLGHHFVYRLRSEFIKRILDTQVERIEKLGSAALLAGLTSDVRAITIAFVRLPELVQGIILTFGSAAYLAFLSTKMLLVTALWMALTIWGGFVLVARVYKHMAILRETEDALYQDYQTVLEGRKELTLNRERAEYVFKQLYIPDAKSYRHHIVRADTFHLSAVNWSNIMMLGAIGLVFWMANSLGWADTAVAATYSLTLLFLRTPLLSAVGALPTLLSAQVAFKKLNTFSLAPYQAEFPVPKAYPNWQTLELRDVEFHYEDNTFAVGPINLTLHRGELVFLIGGNGSGKSTLAMLLTGLYQPVKGQILLDGKPLAADKPEDYRKLFSAVFTDVWLFDQLLGPEGKQADPALVDKWLEQLKMGHKVKLENGKILDLKLSKGQKKRVALLLALAEERDIIMLDEWAADQDPHFRREFYQILLPLMQQMGKTVFAISHDDHYFIHADRLLEMRNGQLSELTGEERDAASRDAVARTA encoded by the coding sequence ATGGAACTTCTCCTGCTTGTCTGGCGCCAGTACCGCTGGCCATTTATTGCCGTTATGGCGCTGAGTTTGTTGAGCGCGGCGTTGGGGATTGGGCTGATTGCCTTCATTAATCTGCGTTTAATCACGACGGTAGATATGTCACTGACAGTGCTGCCAGAGTTTCTCGGGCTGCTGCTATTGCTGATGGCGGTTACGCTGGGTTCGCAGCTGGCGCTGACCACGCTCGGACATCACTTTGTTTATCGTCTGCGCAGCGAATTCATTAAACGTATTCTGGACACCCAGGTTGAACGCATCGAAAAACTCGGCAGCGCGGCGCTGCTGGCGGGCCTGACCAGCGATGTGCGGGCGATCACCATCGCTTTCGTCCGTCTGCCGGAACTGGTGCAGGGAATTATTCTGACCTTTGGATCCGCCGCTTACCTGGCATTTCTGTCGACCAAAATGCTGCTGGTGACCGCGCTGTGGATGGCGCTGACCATCTGGGGCGGCTTTGTGCTGGTGGCGCGGGTCTATAAACATATGGCGATTCTGCGTGAGACGGAAGATGCGCTGTATCAGGATTACCAGACCGTGCTGGAAGGGCGCAAAGAGCTCACCCTCAACCGGGAACGCGCTGAGTATGTCTTTAAGCAGCTCTATATTCCTGACGCGAAAAGCTACCGTCACCATATTGTGCGTGCGGATACTTTCCACCTGAGCGCGGTGAACTGGTCGAATATTATGATGCTGGGCGCCATCGGCCTGGTCTTCTGGATGGCAAACAGTCTGGGTTGGGCGGATACCGCCGTGGCGGCGACATACTCGCTGACGCTGCTGTTCCTGCGCACGCCGCTGTTATCGGCCGTTGGCGCGCTGCCGACGTTGCTCAGCGCGCAGGTGGCGTTCAAAAAGCTCAACACCTTCTCGCTTGCCCCTTACCAGGCGGAATTCCCGGTGCCAAAAGCGTATCCGAACTGGCAAACGCTCGAACTGCGCGATGTAGAGTTTCACTATGAAGACAACACTTTCGCCGTGGGCCCGATTAATCTGACGCTCCATCGCGGCGAACTGGTGTTCCTGATTGGCGGCAACGGCAGCGGTAAATCGACGCTCGCGATGCTGCTTACCGGGCTCTATCAACCGGTTAAAGGGCAGATTCTGCTGGATGGCAAACCGCTGGCGGCGGACAAACCGGAAGATTACCGTAAGCTGTTCTCAGCGGTCTTCACTGACGTCTGGCTGTTTGACCAGTTGCTGGGGCCGGAAGGAAAACAGGCCGACCCGGCGCTGGTGGATAAGTGGCTGGAACAGCTGAAAATGGGGCATAAGGTGAAGCTGGAAAACGGCAAAATCCTTGACCTTAAACTCTCTAAAGGGCAGAAGAAGCGCGTGGCGCTGCTGCTGGCGTTAGCGGAAGAACGAGACATCATTATGCTGGATGAGTGGGCCGCCGATCAGGATCCGCACTTCCGCCGTGAGTTCTACCAGATATTGCTTCCGCTGATGCAACAGATGGGTAAAACGGTCTTTGCTATCAGCCACGACGACCACTACTTCATCCATGCCGATCGTCTGCTGGAGATGCGCAATGGTCAATTGAGTGAGCTTACCGGTGAGGAACGCGACGCCGCCTCGCGCGATGCGGTCGCCCGAACGGCCTAA
- the rcsD gene encoding phosphotransferase RcsD has protein sequence MSQSDKKTSGKFSLLPGSITRFFLLMIIVLLVTMGVMIQSAVNAWLKDKSYQIVDMTHAVHKRIDTWRYATWQIYDNIAAAPSTATSSEGLQETRLKQDVYYLEKPRRKTEALIFGSHDSSTLEITQRMSTYLDTLWGAETIPWSMYYLNGQDNSLILISTLPLKDLSSGFKESTVGNIVDSRRAEMLQQANTLDERETFSSLRRLAWQNGHYFTLRTTFNQPGHLATVVAFDLPINDLVPPAMSLDSFRLEQDPSQNALRSQDKEPSDSVAINFNSSRIEISSSLNSTGMRLVWQVPFGTLLLDTFQNIMLPLLLNIGLLALALFGYSTFRHQTGRKSAATAPVSGANNELRLLRAINEEIVSLLPLGLLVHDQESNRTLISNKIADHLLPHLNLQNITSMADQHQGVIQATINNELYEIRQFRSQVSPRMQIFIIRDQDREVLVNKKLKQAQRLYEKNQQGRAAFMQNISDTLKQPIKTLAAEAAAIDTTESQKLANNADLLVRLVDEIQLANMLENDSWKGASTLFSLQDLIDEVVPEVLPAIKRKGLQLLINNQLPAKEQRHGDRDALRRILLLLIQYAVTTTQIGKITLEVNADESAGERLTFRILDTGNGVSHGEIDNLHFPYLNDTQSDRYGKANALTFWLCDQLARKLGGHLNIKARESLGTRYSLHVKMAPREEEGEQEERLLDDVVAMVDITSNEIRTIVTRQLESWGATCITPDERATSQEFDIFLTDNPSNLTASGLLLSDDEAGIRKIGPGQLRVNFNISNAMQDAVLQLIEEQLAQEEVTESPLGGDENAELQASGYYALFVDTVPEDVSRLYTECDARDFAALAQTAHRLKGVFAMLNLVPGKQLCETLEHLIREKDAPAIEKYVSDIDAYVKSLL, from the coding sequence ATGAGTCAGTCTGACAAGAAAACGTCCGGTAAATTTTCCCTGCTGCCGGGCAGCATCACCCGCTTCTTCCTGTTAATGATCATCGTATTGCTGGTAACGATGGGCGTGATGATTCAGAGCGCAGTAAACGCGTGGCTGAAGGACAAAAGCTATCAGATAGTCGACATGACCCATGCCGTGCATAAGCGCATTGATACCTGGCGTTATGCGACCTGGCAGATTTACGACAACATTGCTGCCGCCCCCTCTACGGCGACCTCCAGCGAAGGGTTGCAGGAAACGCGCCTTAAGCAGGACGTCTACTACCTGGAAAAACCGCGACGCAAAACCGAGGCGCTGATTTTCGGCTCCCACGACAGCTCGACGCTGGAAATTACCCAGCGCATGTCCACCTATCTCGATACGCTGTGGGGCGCGGAAACCATCCCTTGGTCGATGTATTACCTGAACGGCCAGGACAACAGCCTGATCCTGATTTCTACGCTGCCGCTAAAAGATCTCTCTTCCGGGTTTAAAGAATCCACGGTGGGAAACATCGTCGATTCGCGCCGCGCCGAGATGCTTCAGCAGGCGAATACGCTGGACGAACGTGAAACCTTCTCTTCCCTGCGCCGTCTGGCGTGGCAAAACGGCCACTACTTCACTTTGCGCACCACCTTTAACCAGCCGGGACATCTTGCGACGGTGGTGGCGTTTGACCTGCCGATTAACGATCTGGTGCCGCCAGCGATGTCGCTCGACAGTTTCCGCCTCGAGCAGGACCCGTCGCAGAACGCCCTGCGCAGCCAGGATAAAGAGCCCAGTGATAGCGTCGCGATTAACTTCAACAGCTCGCGTATTGAGATCTCTTCATCGCTGAATTCGACCGGCATGCGTCTGGTGTGGCAGGTCCCGTTTGGCACGCTGTTGCTGGATACCTTCCAGAACATCATGCTACCGCTGCTGCTGAATATCGGCCTGCTGGCGCTGGCGCTGTTCGGTTACTCCACGTTCCGTCATCAGACGGGCCGCAAAAGCGCAGCTACCGCGCCGGTGTCGGGTGCCAATAATGAACTACGTTTACTGCGCGCGATTAATGAAGAGATTGTCTCGCTGCTGCCACTGGGGCTGCTGGTACACGATCAAGAATCGAACCGTACGTTAATCAGCAATAAAATCGCCGATCACCTGTTGCCGCACCTCAACCTGCAAAATATCACCAGCATGGCGGATCAGCATCAGGGGGTGATTCAGGCCACTATTAATAATGAGCTGTACGAAATTCGCCAGTTCCGCAGTCAGGTCTCGCCACGGATGCAGATCTTTATTATTCGCGATCAAGACCGCGAAGTGCTGGTGAATAAGAAGCTCAAGCAGGCGCAGCGTCTGTATGAGAAAAACCAGCAGGGCCGCGCGGCCTTTATGCAGAATATCAGCGACACCTTAAAGCAACCTATCAAAACGCTGGCCGCCGAGGCCGCCGCGATAGATACCACGGAAAGCCAGAAGCTAGCGAACAACGCCGATCTGCTGGTCCGCCTGGTGGATGAAATTCAGCTCGCCAATATGCTGGAAAATGATAGCTGGAAAGGCGCATCCACGCTCTTCTCGCTACAGGATTTGATTGATGAAGTGGTGCCTGAAGTCCTGCCCGCGATCAAACGTAAAGGCCTGCAACTGCTAATCAACAACCAGCTTCCGGCCAAAGAGCAGCGTCACGGCGATCGCGATGCCTTGCGCCGTATTCTGTTGCTGCTTATTCAGTACGCGGTAACCACGACCCAGATTGGCAAAATTACGCTGGAAGTAAACGCCGATGAGTCTGCGGGCGAGCGCCTGACCTTCCGCATTCTGGATACCGGCAACGGCGTCTCGCACGGTGAAATTGATAACCTGCATTTCCCGTATCTGAACGACACCCAGTCCGACCGTTACGGTAAAGCGAACGCCCTCACCTTCTGGCTGTGTGACCAACTGGCACGCAAGCTGGGCGGGCATCTGAATATTAAAGCGCGCGAATCGTTGGGCACCCGCTACTCGCTGCACGTCAAGATGGCGCCGCGCGAAGAAGAAGGCGAGCAGGAAGAGCGCCTGCTGGACGACGTGGTTGCGATGGTGGATATCACCTCTAACGAGATTCGCACCATCGTGACGCGTCAGCTGGAAAGCTGGGGTGCGACCTGCATCACGCCGGACGAAAGGGCAACGAGTCAAGAATTTGATATCTTTTTAACAGATAATCCGTCTAATCTTACTGCTTCGGGCTTGCTTTTAAGCGATGATGAAGCTGGGATACGCAAAATTGGCCCTGGCCAACTGCGTGTTAACTTTAATATCAGTAATGCTATGCAGGACGCAGTCCTTCAGCTTATTGAAGAGCAACTGGCACAGGAAGAGGTCACGGAATCACCTCTTGGCGGCGATGAAAACGCCGAGCTTCAGGCCAGCGGCTATTATGCGCTGTTTGTTGATACGGTACCGGAAGATGTTAGCAGGCTGTATACTGAATGCGACGCGCGTGATTTTGCCGCGTTGGCACAGACAGCCCACCGCCTGAAGGGGGTGTTTGCTATGCTTAACCTGGTTCCTGGCAAGCAGTTGTGTGAAACGCTTGAGCATTTAATTCGCGAGAAAGATGCTCCGGCCATAGAAAAATATGTCAGCGACATTGACGCCTACGTCAAGAGCTTGCTGTAG
- the rcsB gene encoding response regulator transcription factor RcsB codes for MNNMNVIIADDHPIVLFGIRKSLEQIEWVNVVGEFEDSTALINNLPKLDAHVLITDLSMPGDKYGDGITLIKYIKRHFPGISIIVLTMNNNPAILSAVLDLDIEGIVLKQGAPTDLPKALAALQKGKKFTPESVSRLLEKISAGGYGDKRLSPKESEVLRLFAEGFLVTEIAKKLNRSIKTISSQKKSAMMKLGVENDIALLNYLSSVTLSPTDKE; via the coding sequence ATGAATAATATGAACGTAATTATTGCCGATGATCATCCGATAGTTCTGTTTGGTATTCGCAAATCACTGGAACAAATCGAGTGGGTCAACGTTGTCGGCGAATTTGAAGACTCCACCGCGCTGATTAACAATTTACCGAAACTGGATGCACACGTCCTGATCACCGACCTTTCCATGCCGGGCGATAAATATGGCGATGGGATCACGCTTATCAAATACATTAAGCGTCATTTCCCGGGTATTTCCATTATCGTTCTGACCATGAATAACAACCCGGCTATTCTGAGCGCCGTGCTGGATCTGGATATCGAAGGGATTGTCCTGAAACAGGGTGCGCCGACCGACCTGCCTAAAGCGCTGGCCGCGTTGCAAAAAGGGAAGAAATTCACCCCGGAAAGCGTCTCTCGCCTGCTGGAGAAAATCAGCGCGGGCGGTTATGGCGACAAACGTTTGTCACCAAAAGAGAGCGAAGTGTTGCGCCTGTTCGCGGAAGGTTTCCTGGTGACAGAGATTGCCAAGAAACTGAATCGCAGTATCAAGACCATCAGTAGCCAGAAAAAATCAGCGATGATGAAACTGGGCGTGGAAAACGATATTGCGCTGTTGAACTATCTCTCTTCTGTCACGCTTTCCCCGACAGATAAAGAGTAA
- the alkB gene encoding DNA oxidative demethylase AlkB, producing MLDLFADEAPWQEPLAAGAVILRRQALSQSSELLAAIEQVAALSPFRQMVTPGGYTMSVSMTNCGPLGWSTDRHGYCYTARDPLTGKSWPSMPDVFRRLALEAATLAGYADFSPDACLINRYLPGAKLSLHQDKDEATLSAPIVSVSLGLPAVFQFGGLKRNDPLQRVLLEHGDVVVWGGESRLFYHGIQPLKPGHHPQVGSLRYNLTFRHAGNQE from the coding sequence ATGCTCGATCTCTTTGCCGATGAAGCACCCTGGCAGGAACCGCTGGCGGCGGGCGCCGTCATCCTTCGTCGCCAGGCGCTAAGCCAGTCCAGCGAACTGCTGGCGGCGATTGAACAGGTCGCCGCGCTGTCACCGTTTCGCCAGATGGTGACGCCCGGCGGCTATACCATGTCGGTGTCGATGACCAACTGCGGCCCGCTTGGCTGGAGTACCGATCGGCACGGTTACTGCTATACGGCGCGCGATCCGCTGACGGGCAAATCCTGGCCGTCCATGCCTGATGTGTTCCGCAGGCTGGCGCTGGAAGCGGCGACGCTGGCGGGCTATGCCGATTTTTCGCCGGACGCCTGCCTGATTAACCGCTACCTTCCGGGCGCGAAACTGTCGCTGCATCAGGATAAAGACGAAGCCACGCTGAGCGCACCGATTGTATCGGTTTCGCTGGGCTTGCCCGCCGTGTTCCAGTTTGGCGGCCTGAAACGTAACGATCCGCTCCAGCGCGTGCTGCTGGAACATGGCGATGTGGTGGTATGGGGCGGCGAATCGCGCCTCTTTTATCACGGTATTCAGCCGCTCAAACCGGGTCACCATCCACAGGTTGGCTCACTGCGCTATAACCTCACGTTTCGTCATGCAGGTAATCAAGAATAA
- the ada gene encoding bifunctional DNA-binding transcriptional regulator/O6-methylguanine-DNA methyltransferase Ada, giving the protein MTSHTFHTDERRWQAVLERDAGADGQFVFAVRTTGIFCRPSCKARHALRQNVQFYPDADAALQAGFRPCKRCQPDTLDPQLQKVNKVAIACRMLEQDAPVTLDALAEAVAVSPYHFHRLFKSVTGVTPKAWQQAWRARRLRDALAEGEAVTHAVLNAGFPDSSSYYRHADRLLGMTAKQYRRGGEEAVIQYALEDCRFGRCLVALSTRGICAVLLGDSDAQLTTELQQLFPSAQSQQGSPAFHQQIHEVVRRLDDQQLPLNLPLDIRGTAFQQQVWQALCAIPLGETRSYQQIATAIGNPKAVRAVAGACAANKLAIVIPCHRVVREDGSLSGYRWGVGRKAALLADEKNAGGK; this is encoded by the coding sequence ATGACATCTCACACTTTCCATACTGATGAGCGCCGCTGGCAGGCGGTGCTTGAGCGCGATGCCGGAGCCGACGGGCAGTTTGTCTTTGCGGTCCGCACCACCGGTATTTTTTGTCGCCCCTCCTGCAAAGCGCGCCATGCGTTGCGCCAGAATGTGCAATTTTATCCTGATGCTGATGCGGCGCTGCAGGCCGGTTTTCGCCCCTGTAAACGCTGCCAGCCGGATACGCTCGATCCCCAGTTGCAAAAAGTGAACAAAGTGGCGATAGCCTGTCGAATGCTCGAACAGGATGCGCCCGTTACCCTGGACGCGCTGGCCGAGGCGGTGGCTGTCAGTCCCTACCATTTCCACCGTTTGTTTAAGTCGGTCACCGGCGTCACGCCAAAAGCGTGGCAGCAAGCGTGGCGCGCCCGGCGCCTGCGTGACGCGCTGGCGGAAGGCGAGGCGGTGACCCATGCCGTACTCAACGCTGGTTTCCCGGATAGCAGCAGCTACTATCGCCATGCCGATCGGCTGCTTGGTATGACGGCAAAACAGTATCGACGCGGCGGTGAAGAGGCGGTTATCCAATATGCGCTGGAAGATTGCCGATTCGGACGTTGCCTGGTGGCGCTGAGCACGCGTGGCATCTGCGCCGTGCTGTTGGGCGATAGTGATGCCCAGCTGACGACAGAGCTTCAGCAACTTTTCCCCTCGGCGCAATCGCAGCAGGGTAGCCCGGCTTTTCACCAGCAAATTCATGAGGTGGTGAGGCGGCTGGATGATCAACAGTTGCCGCTGAATTTACCGCTGGATATTCGCGGCACCGCCTTTCAGCAGCAGGTCTGGCAGGCACTGTGTGCGATTCCGCTGGGTGAAACGCGCAGCTATCAACAAATCGCCACGGCTATTGGTAATCCGAAAGCCGTGCGCGCGGTGGCCGGTGCCTGTGCGGCAAACAAACTGGCGATCGTTATTCCGTGCCATCGCGTGGTACGTGAAGATGGCAGCCTGTCGGGATACCGCTGGGGCGTGGGGCGCAAAGCGGCGCTGCTGGCGGATGAGAAAAATGCCGGAGGGAAATAA
- the mgtE gene encoding magnesium transporter: MSAIMKNSAKLRDEERARLIWLLTTDKAITSVLLGKLTLAEQYDESTLIDDLAEVSALVAHLPGPDLADVLEALPSDERHALWNVVEDDKRGKVLLEASENVWDDLIDDMSDRALLDALQTLDIDEQIYLVQHLPRDLTGRLLATLPPSERARVRQVMNYAHDRVGSIMEFEVITVRPEVTLATVQRYLRRLGKMPENTDKLFVTRRDMTLVGELELTTILLSPAQSTVEAVMGSEPVAFHPEEESEKVARTFERDNLVSAAVIDQQGKLMGRLTIDEIVDVVYEETDSDLRRMGGLSAEEDVFAPVTKAVKTRWAWLAINLCTAFIASRVIDGFEHTISQLVALASLMPIVAGIGGNTGNQTITMIVRALALQQIQPGNFSFLILREMGVALINGLVWGGIMGCVTWLLYSDPHLGAVMTLAMVLNLLVAALMGVLIPMIMVKFGRDPAVGSSVMITAITDTGGFFIFLGLATIFLL; encoded by the coding sequence ATGTCCGCAATAATGAAAAACAGCGCGAAGCTACGTGATGAAGAGCGCGCGCGTCTTATCTGGCTCTTAACCACCGATAAAGCCATTACCTCCGTTCTGCTGGGCAAACTGACGCTCGCCGAGCAGTATGATGAGAGCACCCTGATTGACGACCTCGCGGAAGTGAGTGCGCTGGTGGCGCATCTTCCTGGCCCGGACCTGGCGGACGTTCTGGAGGCATTGCCCTCCGATGAACGTCACGCGTTATGGAACGTGGTGGAAGATGACAAGCGCGGCAAAGTGTTGCTTGAAGCATCGGAGAACGTCTGGGACGACCTCATTGACGATATGAGCGACCGGGCGTTGCTCGATGCACTGCAAACGCTGGACATCGACGAACAGATTTACCTGGTTCAGCACCTGCCGCGCGATTTAACCGGACGCCTGCTGGCAACGCTCCCGCCGTCCGAGCGCGCCCGCGTGCGTCAGGTGATGAACTATGCTCACGATCGCGTCGGCTCGATCATGGAGTTCGAGGTTATTACCGTGCGCCCGGAAGTGACGCTGGCGACCGTGCAGCGCTACCTGCGTCGGCTGGGAAAAATGCCGGAAAACACCGATAAACTGTTCGTCACGCGGCGGGATATGACGCTGGTTGGCGAGCTGGAATTGACCACCATTTTGCTCAGCCCGGCACAAAGCACTGTTGAAGCGGTGATGGGATCCGAGCCGGTGGCTTTCCACCCGGAAGAGGAGTCGGAAAAGGTGGCGCGTACCTTCGAACGTGACAACCTGGTCAGCGCCGCGGTTATCGATCAGCAGGGCAAACTGATGGGACGTTTGACCATCGATGAGATCGTTGACGTGGTGTACGAAGAGACGGACAGCGATCTGCGTCGCATGGGTGGCCTGAGTGCCGAAGAGGACGTGTTTGCGCCAGTGACCAAAGCGGTGAAAACCCGTTGGGCGTGGCTGGCGATCAACCTGTGCACCGCATTTATTGCTTCGCGCGTGATCGATGGCTTTGAACATACCATTTCGCAGCTGGTGGCGCTGGCGTCGTTAATGCCGATCGTCGCAGGAATTGGCGGTAACACCGGGAACCAGACTATTACCATGATCGTTCGTGCGCTGGCGCTACAGCAGATCCAGCCGGGCAACTTCTCGTTTCTGATCCTGCGTGAAATGGGCGTGGCGTTGATTAACGGCCTGGTGTGGGGCGGGATCATGGGCTGCGTCACCTGGCTGCTTTACAGCGACCCGCACCTGGGTGCGGTGATGACGCTGGCGATGGTATTGAACCTGCTGGTCGCGGCGCTAATGGGCGTACTGATCCCGATGATCATGGTGAAGTTTGGCCGCGACCCGGCGGTAGGCTCCAGCGTGATGATCACCGCCATCACCGACACCGGCGGCTTCTTCATTTTCCTTGGGCTGGCGACGATTTTTCTGCTTTAA